One genomic segment of Amycolatopsis granulosa includes these proteins:
- the pucD gene encoding xanthine dehydrogenase subunit D, giving the protein MTTAERTTAERTTTAQGIGSSPRRPDGVVKVRGEFAYSSDLWHEDMVWGVTLRSPHPSARIRGIDITDALRVPGVQAVLTHEDVPGVNRYGLEHPDQPVLAVDVVRYQGEPVALVAADHPETARRAAGRIRVDYEVLDPVTDAEQAVRGDGPKVHPNGNVVRHVPIRRGDPSATAEVVVSGVYEVGMQDQAFLGPESGLAVPAEDGGVDLYVATQWLHVDQRQIVAALGLPGDKVRLTLGGVGGAFGGREDLSIQIHACLLALRTGKPVKMVYNREESFYGHVHRHPAKLYYEHGAGRDGKLVYVRARIFLDGGAYASSTSAVVANAATLGVGPYDADNVVVDCWGAYTNNPPCGAMRGFGAVQAAFAYESQMDKLAAACGLDPVEVRVRNAMSEGSRMPTGQIVDSPAPVAELVRRVAAKPLPPEPSGERDLRTLPGGVSNTTHGEGVVRGVGYAVGIKNICFSEGFDDYSTARVQLRVVGGEAAATVQTAACEVGQGLVTVLQQIVRTELGVEQVAILPADTSIGNAGSTSASRQTYVTGGAVRAACLAVRAALAGRLGVGGEVDLVGGKVVSTRDGVVADLVEVLGDDVIDETVEWRHRPTDVLDPETGAGNAHVQYGFAAHRAVVDVDTELGLVKVVALDCAQDVGRALNPQAVLGQIQGGSAQGLGLAVMEEIQTLEGKIRNPSFTDYLIPTVLDMPPMDIDVLELADPNAPYGLRGVGEPPTISSTPAIVAAIRAATGKELPRVPVRPEHIVS; this is encoded by the coding sequence ATGACCACGGCGGAGCGGACGACGGCGGAGCGGACGACGACGGCGCAGGGGATCGGCAGCAGCCCGCGCCGCCCGGACGGGGTCGTCAAGGTGCGCGGCGAGTTCGCCTACTCCTCGGACCTGTGGCACGAGGACATGGTGTGGGGCGTGACCCTGCGCAGCCCGCACCCCTCCGCGCGCATCCGCGGCATCGACATCACCGACGCGCTCAGGGTCCCGGGCGTGCAGGCGGTGCTGACGCACGAGGACGTGCCGGGCGTGAACCGGTACGGTCTGGAACACCCGGACCAGCCGGTGCTGGCCGTCGACGTGGTGCGCTACCAGGGTGAACCGGTGGCGCTCGTGGCCGCCGACCACCCGGAGACCGCCCGGCGGGCGGCCGGGCGCATCCGCGTCGACTACGAGGTGCTGGACCCGGTCACCGACGCGGAGCAGGCGGTGCGCGGCGACGGCCCGAAGGTCCATCCCAACGGCAACGTCGTGCGGCACGTGCCGATCCGCCGCGGCGACCCCTCGGCGACCGCCGAGGTGGTCGTGTCGGGCGTGTACGAGGTGGGCATGCAGGACCAGGCGTTCCTCGGGCCGGAGTCCGGTCTGGCCGTCCCCGCCGAGGACGGCGGTGTCGACCTCTACGTCGCGACGCAGTGGCTGCACGTCGACCAGCGGCAGATCGTGGCCGCGCTCGGGCTGCCCGGGGACAAGGTGCGGCTCACGCTCGGCGGCGTCGGCGGCGCGTTCGGCGGCCGCGAGGACCTGTCCATCCAGATCCACGCGTGCCTGCTCGCGCTGCGCACCGGCAAGCCGGTGAAGATGGTCTACAACCGCGAGGAGTCGTTCTACGGCCACGTGCACCGGCATCCGGCGAAGCTGTACTACGAGCACGGCGCCGGCCGCGACGGGAAGCTGGTCTACGTCAGGGCGCGGATCTTCCTCGACGGCGGCGCGTACGCCTCGTCCACGAGCGCGGTCGTCGCCAACGCCGCCACGCTCGGGGTGGGGCCCTACGACGCGGACAACGTCGTGGTGGACTGCTGGGGCGCGTACACGAACAACCCGCCGTGCGGCGCCATGCGCGGTTTCGGGGCCGTGCAGGCGGCGTTCGCGTACGAGTCCCAAATGGACAAGCTGGCGGCGGCGTGCGGGCTGGATCCGGTCGAGGTCCGTGTCCGCAACGCGATGAGCGAGGGCTCCCGGATGCCGACCGGGCAGATCGTGGACTCACCCGCACCGGTCGCCGAGCTGGTGCGGCGGGTGGCCGCGAAACCACTGCCACCGGAGCCGTCCGGCGAACGGGACCTGCGGACGCTGCCCGGCGGTGTCTCGAACACCACGCACGGCGAGGGTGTCGTGCGTGGCGTCGGCTACGCGGTCGGCATCAAGAACATCTGCTTCTCCGAGGGCTTCGACGACTACTCGACCGCCCGCGTGCAGCTGCGCGTGGTGGGTGGCGAGGCGGCGGCGACGGTCCAGACCGCGGCGTGCGAGGTCGGCCAGGGCCTGGTGACGGTGCTGCAGCAGATCGTGCGCACCGAGCTCGGCGTGGAGCAGGTGGCGATCCTCCCCGCCGACACCTCGATCGGCAACGCGGGCTCCACGTCGGCGTCCCGGCAGACCTACGTCACCGGGGGAGCGGTGCGGGCGGCGTGCCTGGCCGTGCGCGCGGCGCTGGCCGGGCGGCTCGGGGTGGGCGGGGAGGTGGACCTGGTCGGCGGGAAGGTGGTGTCCACCCGGGACGGTGTGGTCGCCGACCTGGTGGAGGTTCTCGGCGACGACGTGATCGACGAGACCGTGGAGTGGCGGCACCGGCCGACCGACGTGCTCGACCCGGAGACCGGTGCGGGGAACGCGCACGTGCAGTACGGGTTCGCCGCGCACCGGGCGGTCGTGGACGTGGACACCGAACTGGGCCTGGTCAAGGTCGTCGCGCTCGACTGCGCCCAGGACGTCGGCCGCGCGCTGAACCCGCAGGCCGTGCTGGGCCAGATCCAGGGCGGCTCGGCGCAGGGGCTCGGGCTGGCGGTGATGGAGGAGATCCAGACGCTCGAGGGGAAGATCCGCAACCCGTCGTTCACCGACTACCTGATCCCCACCGTGCTCGACATGCCGCCGATGGACATCGACGTGCTGGAGCTGGCCGACCCGAACGCGCCCTACGGCCTCCGCGGCGTCGGCGAGCCGCCGACCATCTCGTCCACCCCGGCGATCGTGGCGGCCATCCGCGCCGCGACCGGCAAGGAACTGCCGCGGGTGCCGGTGCGTCCGGAGCACATCGTCAGCTGA
- a CDS encoding 8-oxoguanine deaminase, whose protein sequence is MRLILENAAIATVDAGGTEYRDGHVVLDGATITAVGPGRAAAEGPRIDVSGCLITPGLVNTHHHLYQWATRGLAADATLFEWLVQLYPIWRRLDADVTHAAAAAGMARLALTGCTTVADHHYVFPRDALDQIEALVAATDRIGVRAHLVRGSMDRGESDGGLPPDTLVETTDAALLGTEAAIAAHHDPAPDARIRIAAGPCSPFTVSETLMREAAELARRTGVRLHTHLAETLDEEEQCVAENGCTPAEYADKLGWLGDDVWLAHTVHLDRAAVGRLGATRTGSAHCPTSNGRLGTGIAPVRDLLDAGAPVGLGADGAASNESGGLGEELHQALLQARQRGGPTALSVREALWMGTMGGARCLGRHGELGSIEPGKLADLAVWDLTGLRHAGIDDPVAGLVLGATPPLKLLLVGGRTVVADGELRTGDEAAIARELAAASRRLR, encoded by the coding sequence ATGAGGCTGATCCTGGAGAACGCCGCCATCGCGACCGTCGACGCCGGTGGCACCGAGTACCGCGATGGGCACGTGGTGCTCGACGGCGCCACCATCACCGCCGTCGGCCCCGGACGGGCCGCGGCGGAGGGGCCGCGGATCGACGTCTCCGGCTGCCTGATCACGCCCGGTCTGGTCAACACCCACCACCACCTGTACCAGTGGGCCACCCGCGGCCTCGCCGCCGACGCCACGCTGTTCGAGTGGCTGGTCCAGCTGTACCCGATCTGGAGGCGGCTCGACGCGGACGTCACGCACGCGGCCGCGGCCGCCGGGATGGCGCGCCTCGCGCTGACCGGCTGCACCACCGTCGCCGACCACCACTACGTCTTCCCCCGGGACGCCCTGGACCAGATCGAGGCGCTCGTCGCCGCGACGGACCGGATCGGGGTGCGGGCGCACCTGGTGCGCGGCTCGATGGACCGCGGCGAATCCGACGGCGGCCTGCCACCGGACACCCTGGTCGAGACCACCGACGCCGCGTTGCTCGGCACGGAAGCGGCCATCGCGGCCCACCACGATCCGGCGCCGGACGCGCGTATCCGGATCGCGGCCGGCCCGTGCTCGCCGTTCACCGTCAGCGAGACGCTGATGCGCGAGGCCGCCGAACTCGCGCGGCGCACGGGAGTGCGGCTGCACACGCACCTCGCCGAAACCCTCGACGAGGAGGAGCAGTGCGTCGCCGAGAACGGCTGCACGCCTGCGGAATACGCCGACAAGCTCGGCTGGCTCGGCGATGACGTGTGGCTCGCGCACACCGTGCACCTCGACCGCGCCGCGGTCGGCCGCCTCGGGGCGACTCGCACCGGGTCGGCGCACTGCCCGACGTCCAACGGACGGCTGGGCACCGGCATCGCCCCGGTGCGCGACCTGCTCGACGCCGGTGCCCCGGTCGGGCTCGGCGCCGACGGCGCGGCCTCCAACGAGTCCGGCGGGCTCGGCGAGGAGCTGCACCAGGCGTTGCTGCAGGCGCGGCAACGGGGTGGCCCCACGGCGTTGTCGGTGCGCGAGGCGCTGTGGATGGGCACCATGGGCGGCGCGCGGTGCCTGGGCCGGCACGGCGAACTCGGCTCGATCGAGCCCGGCAAGCTCGCCGACCTCGCGGTGTGGGACCTGACCGGCCTGCGCCACGCCGGAATCGACGACCCGGTGGCCGGGCTCGTGCTCGGTGCCACCCCGCCGCTGAAGCTGCTGCTCGTCGGTGGCCGGACGGTGGTCGCCGACGGCGAACTCCGCACCGGCGACGAAGCCGCGATCGCCCGTGAGCTGGCCGCGGCGAGCAGGAGGCTGCGATGA
- a CDS encoding (2Fe-2S)-binding protein, with translation MRVNVTVNGEARQADDVWEGESLLFVLRERLGLPGSKNACEQGECGSCTVYLDGTPVCACLVAAGQAEGREVRTVEGLAEGDRLDPVQQSFVDAGAVQCGFCTPGLVIAAHDLLNRVPNPGDEEIREALAGNLCRCTGYEKILEAVRAVAR, from the coding sequence ATGCGCGTGAACGTGACGGTCAACGGCGAGGCGCGGCAGGCCGACGACGTGTGGGAGGGCGAGAGCCTGCTGTTCGTGCTCCGCGAGCGGCTCGGCCTGCCCGGCTCGAAGAACGCCTGTGAACAGGGCGAATGCGGCTCCTGCACGGTCTACCTGGACGGCACTCCGGTGTGCGCGTGCCTGGTCGCGGCGGGACAGGCCGAGGGCCGCGAGGTCCGCACCGTGGAGGGACTCGCCGAGGGTGACCGGCTCGACCCGGTGCAGCAGTCCTTTGTGGACGCCGGCGCGGTGCAGTGCGGCTTCTGCACGCCGGGCCTGGTGATCGCCGCGCACGACCTGCTGAACCGGGTGCCGAACCCGGGCGACGAGGAGATCCGCGAGGCGCTGGCCGGGAACCTGTGCCGCTGCACGGGGTACGAGAAGATCCTGGAGGCCGTGCGGGCGGTGGCGCGATGA
- a CDS encoding FAD binding domain-containing protein: MDFLRPATLAEALAAKAERPEAVPLAGGTDVMVELNFDHRRPAALLDLTRIAELAGWATHDDTVRLGAGVPYTRVITELGDELPGLAMAARTVGSPQIRNRGTVGGNLGAASPAGDTHPVLLATGARVEVASVRGTRMIPADEFYVGVKKHALAPDELIVAVHLPVAAGPQQFAKVGTRNAMVIAVCSFAVALDPRRRRAGAAIGSAGPTPRRASDAEEFLAGELPWDAPAPLGDAVRRRFGELVAEAAAPIDDVRGTAEYRRHALAVLARRTLGWAWQDYLGGRRTCA, from the coding sequence ATGGACTTCCTGCGACCGGCGACGCTCGCCGAGGCGCTCGCCGCCAAGGCCGAGCGCCCGGAGGCCGTGCCCCTCGCGGGCGGCACGGACGTCATGGTCGAGCTCAACTTCGACCACCGCCGCCCGGCGGCGTTGCTCGACCTGACCCGGATCGCGGAGCTGGCCGGGTGGGCCACGCACGACGACACGGTCCGGCTGGGCGCCGGAGTTCCGTACACCCGCGTCATCACTGAACTGGGTGATGAGCTGCCCGGGCTGGCGATGGCCGCGCGGACGGTCGGCTCGCCGCAGATCCGCAACCGCGGCACGGTCGGCGGCAACCTGGGGGCGGCCTCACCCGCGGGCGACACGCATCCCGTGCTGCTGGCCACCGGCGCGCGGGTCGAGGTCGCGTCCGTGCGCGGCACCCGCATGATCCCGGCCGACGAGTTCTACGTGGGCGTGAAGAAGCACGCGCTGGCGCCCGATGAGCTGATCGTCGCCGTGCACCTGCCGGTCGCGGCGGGGCCGCAGCAGTTCGCCAAGGTCGGCACGCGCAATGCGATGGTGATCGCCGTCTGCTCGTTCGCCGTCGCGCTGGACCCCCGGCGGCGCCGGGCCGGTGCCGCGATCGGCTCGGCGGGGCCGACGCCGCGCCGGGCGAGCGACGCCGAGGAGTTCCTCGCCGGCGAGCTGCCGTGGGACGCGCCGGCTCCGCTCGGGGATGCGGTCCGGCGCCGCTTCGGCGAGCTCGTCGCCGAAGCGGCCGCACCGATCGACGACGTGCGCGGCACCGCGGAGTACCGCAGGCACGCGCTGGCCGTGCTCGCCCGCCGCACGCTCGGCTGGGCCTGGCAGGACTACCTGGGAGGGCGACGGACATGCGCGTGA
- a CDS encoding PucR family transcriptional regulator: MTTVRTLLEIPELRLRLRTGAGRLGCAVSRIYVTELPDPSRYVSAGEVVLTGLLWWREPGDAEPFVAALARAGVAALAASGADTGGIPPDVVQACTRHRIPLLEVPADLSFAVITERVVLELAAARGGEPSAARKRLLAAATEDISLPALVRQGAVELGAPCWVLSATGRVVAGPADPPDDLAGLPDLAEHVVPGRDLTVHDGYSLIPIGGSFAVPWLLVVGHPEPGELAGELADLVRLARARTDQVRRTAARPAEPLLHALAGGGPVADAVAAAGLPEDSEIRVLIARAPDDGPDLAAEVLAELLAEARPVVGVLGGDACALVAGQGNWMRVAAEGLARADRLMSWSRFRLGSGGPAGVDGLHGATQEARHAVELAARRGGRIELVAGEDLAVHQLLAAGAPDELRRSVRERVLGPLLAYDAAQGTDLVHTVRVYLECSSSPTAAARALHVHVNTLRYRITRASELLGVDLNDFVTQVDVYLALQVTV, encoded by the coding sequence ATGACGACCGTGCGGACACTGCTGGAGATCCCGGAACTGCGGCTGCGGCTGCGCACCGGCGCCGGGCGGCTCGGCTGCGCGGTCAGCCGGATCTACGTGACCGAGCTGCCCGACCCCAGCCGGTACGTCTCGGCGGGCGAGGTCGTCCTGACCGGCTTGCTGTGGTGGCGCGAACCGGGCGATGCGGAACCGTTCGTCGCCGCGCTCGCCCGGGCCGGGGTCGCCGCGCTGGCCGCCTCCGGTGCCGACACCGGCGGCATCCCCCCGGACGTCGTGCAGGCGTGCACGCGGCATCGCATCCCGCTGCTGGAGGTGCCGGCCGACCTGTCGTTCGCGGTGATCACCGAGCGGGTGGTGCTGGAGCTGGCCGCGGCGCGGGGCGGGGAGCCGAGCGCCGCGCGCAAGCGCTTGCTGGCCGCCGCGACCGAGGACATCTCGCTGCCGGCGCTGGTGCGGCAGGGCGCGGTCGAACTGGGCGCGCCGTGCTGGGTCCTGTCGGCCACGGGGCGAGTCGTCGCGGGACCGGCGGATCCCCCCGACGACCTCGCCGGCCTTCCGGACCTCGCTGAGCACGTCGTGCCCGGCCGCGACCTGACGGTCCACGACGGGTACTCGCTGATTCCCATCGGCGGCAGCTTCGCGGTGCCGTGGCTGCTGGTGGTCGGGCACCCGGAACCGGGTGAGCTGGCCGGGGAGCTCGCCGATCTGGTGCGGCTGGCCCGGGCGCGGACGGACCAGGTGCGGCGCACGGCCGCCCGCCCTGCCGAACCGTTGCTGCACGCACTGGCCGGCGGTGGGCCGGTCGCCGACGCCGTCGCCGCCGCCGGCTTGCCGGAGGACAGCGAGATCCGGGTACTGATCGCGCGAGCCCCCGACGACGGCCCGGACCTCGCGGCGGAGGTGCTGGCCGAACTGCTCGCGGAGGCGCGGCCGGTGGTCGGCGTTCTCGGCGGGGACGCCTGCGCCCTGGTCGCGGGCCAGGGCAACTGGATGCGGGTGGCGGCCGAGGGCCTGGCCCGGGCGGACCGGCTGATGTCGTGGTCACGCTTCCGGCTGGGTTCCGGCGGCCCCGCGGGGGTGGACGGTCTGCACGGCGCGACGCAGGAGGCGCGGCACGCGGTCGAGCTGGCGGCCCGCCGCGGCGGGCGGATCGAGCTGGTCGCGGGCGAGGACCTCGCGGTGCACCAGCTGCTGGCCGCCGGTGCGCCGGACGAGCTGCGCCGCTCGGTGCGCGAGCGGGTGCTCGGGCCGCTGCTCGCCTACGACGCGGCGCAGGGCACGGACCTGGTGCACACCGTGCGGGTCTACCTGGAGTGCTCTTCGTCGCCGACGGCGGCGGCGCGGGCGCTGCACGTCCACGTCAACACCCTGCGGTACCGCATCACCCGGGCATCGGAGCTGCTCGGGGTGGACCTCAACGACTTCGTCACGCAGGTGGACGTCTACCTCGCGCTTCAAGTTACCGTCTAA
- a CDS encoding alpha/beta fold hydrolase, translating into MERFETPGGTVRWTRSGAGSPVVLMHGTPFSSYVWRDVAAALADRHEVFAWDMLGYGQSEKRAGQDVSLGTQAKIFTSLLEHWGLDEPAVVAHDFGGVVSLRAHLLHGARYRRLALVDAVAIAPWGTSFFRLVRENAAVFERLPAHLHEAIVRTQTATASRPGLRAEVLDRLAQPWLGDDGQAAFYRQMAQADQRFTDEIEPLLGSLNLPVLVCWGEADEWLPVERGKDLASRIPGARLRLLPGAGHLVQEDAPAALTATLLDFLAT; encoded by the coding sequence ATGGAGCGATTCGAGACGCCGGGCGGCACAGTGCGCTGGACGCGGTCCGGTGCGGGCTCGCCCGTGGTATTGATGCACGGCACGCCCTTCTCGTCGTACGTCTGGCGCGATGTCGCGGCGGCACTGGCAGACCGGCACGAAGTGTTCGCGTGGGACATGCTGGGATACGGGCAGTCCGAGAAACGGGCCGGTCAGGACGTGTCGCTGGGCACGCAGGCGAAGATTTTCACGTCGCTGCTGGAGCACTGGGGCCTGGACGAACCGGCGGTGGTGGCGCACGACTTCGGCGGCGTGGTGTCGCTGCGCGCCCACCTGCTGCACGGCGCGCGGTACCGCCGGCTCGCGCTGGTGGACGCGGTGGCGATCGCACCCTGGGGCACGTCGTTCTTCCGGCTGGTGCGCGAGAACGCGGCTGTCTTCGAGCGCCTGCCGGCCCACCTGCACGAAGCGATCGTGCGCACCCAGACGGCGACGGCGTCCCGGCCGGGCCTGCGTGCTGAGGTGCTGGACCGGCTGGCGCAGCCGTGGCTCGGCGACGACGGCCAGGCCGCGTTCTACCGGCAGATGGCGCAGGCGGACCAGCGCTTCACCGACGAGATCGAGCCCCTGCTGGGTTCGCTGAACCTGCCGGTGCTGGTGTGCTGGGGCGAGGCGGACGAGTGGCTGCCCGTCGAGCGGGGCAAGGACCTCGCGTCCCGCATCCCGGGCGCACGGCTACGGCTGTTGCCCGGCGCGGGTCACCTGGTGCAGGAGGACGCGCCGGCCGCACTCACCGCCACCCTGCTGGACTTCCTCGCCACCTGA
- the aceB gene encoding malate synthase A, which produces MADVQVLGGAVERGDEILTREALDFLAGLHTNFAARRDELLAARAKRREEAKRTGRLDFLPETKEIREGDWKVAEAPPALRDRRVEITGPTERKMTINALNSGAKVWLADFEDANTPHWHNVVGGQVNLSDAIRGTIELDSNGKHYELRKDAPLATIVVRPRGWHLDEHNLTFDGRKGVGALVDFGLYFFHNVRALLASDKGPYFYLPKMESHLEARLWNDVFSWAEKELGIEHGTIRATVLIETIPAAFEMEEILYELREHASGLNAGRWDYLFSVIKYFRDAGEKFVLPDRNSVTMTAPFMRAYTELLVRTCHKRGAFAIGGMAAFIPSKDPEVNENASKKVHADKAREANDGFDGSWVAHPGMVELCKEEFDKVLGDKPNQLDRLREDVSVTADQLLDVASTEGSATEAGLRGAVDVGVRYIASWLGGNGAAGIHNLMEDAATAEISRSQIWQWVQNGTELDNGQKVTRELVRSVLDDVRKELDGQIPADLLAPAIEVFEEVALADEFVDFLTLPAYERIK; this is translated from the coding sequence ATGGCTGACGTCCAGGTGCTCGGCGGCGCCGTCGAGCGAGGCGACGAGATCCTGACCCGGGAAGCGCTGGACTTCCTGGCCGGGCTGCACACGAACTTCGCGGCCCGCCGCGACGAGCTGCTCGCCGCGCGCGCGAAGCGACGCGAGGAGGCCAAGCGCACCGGGCGCCTGGACTTCCTCCCCGAGACCAAGGAGATCCGCGAGGGCGACTGGAAGGTCGCCGAGGCGCCGCCCGCCCTGCGCGACCGGCGCGTGGAGATCACCGGTCCGACCGAGCGCAAGATGACGATCAACGCGCTCAACTCGGGCGCCAAGGTGTGGCTGGCCGACTTCGAGGACGCCAACACCCCGCACTGGCACAACGTCGTCGGCGGGCAGGTCAACCTGTCCGACGCCATCCGCGGCACGATCGAGCTCGACTCGAACGGCAAGCACTACGAGCTGCGCAAGGACGCCCCGCTGGCGACGATCGTGGTCCGCCCGCGCGGCTGGCACCTCGACGAGCACAACCTGACCTTCGACGGCCGCAAGGGCGTCGGCGCGCTCGTCGACTTCGGCCTGTACTTCTTCCACAACGTCCGCGCCCTGCTGGCCAGTGACAAGGGCCCGTACTTCTACCTGCCGAAGATGGAAAGCCACCTCGAGGCCCGCCTGTGGAACGACGTGTTCTCCTGGGCCGAGAAGGAGCTGGGCATCGAGCACGGCACCATCCGCGCCACGGTGCTGATCGAGACCATCCCGGCCGCGTTCGAGATGGAGGAGATCCTCTACGAGCTGCGCGAGCACGCCTCGGGCCTCAACGCAGGCCGCTGGGACTACCTGTTCAGCGTCATCAAGTACTTCCGCGACGCGGGCGAGAAGTTCGTGCTGCCCGACCGCAACAGCGTCACCATGACGGCGCCGTTCATGCGTGCCTACACCGAGCTGCTGGTGCGCACCTGCCACAAGCGCGGCGCGTTCGCGATCGGCGGCATGGCGGCGTTCATCCCGAGCAAGGACCCCGAGGTCAACGAGAACGCCTCCAAGAAGGTGCACGCCGACAAGGCGCGCGAGGCGAACGACGGGTTCGACGGCTCGTGGGTCGCGCACCCGGGCATGGTCGAGCTGTGCAAGGAGGAGTTCGACAAGGTCCTCGGCGACAAGCCGAACCAGCTCGACAGGCTGCGTGAGGACGTCTCGGTCACCGCGGACCAGCTGCTCGACGTGGCGAGCACCGAGGGCAGCGCCACCGAGGCCGGCCTGCGCGGCGCGGTCGACGTCGGCGTCCGCTACATCGCCTCGTGGCTGGGCGGCAACGGCGCGGCGGGCATCCACAACCTGATGGAGGACGCCGCCACCGCGGAGATCTCGCGGTCGCAGATCTGGCAGTGGGTGCAGAACGGCACGGAGCTCGACAACGGCCAGAAGGTCACCCGCGAGCTGGTCAGGTCGGTGCTCGACGACGTCCGCAAGGAGCTCGACGGGCAGATCCCGGCCGACCTGCTCGCCCCGGCGATCGAGGTGTTCGAGGAGGTCGCGCTCGCCGACGAGTTCGTCGACTTCCTGACCCTGCCCGCCTACGAGCGGATCAAGTAG
- a CDS encoding IclR family transcriptional regulator, with protein MAEEKVGRDGGVGGVGGVGGVQSLRRAFELLERLADTGGEASLSELAASSGLPMPTIHRLIRTLVQLGYVRQNTNRRYALGARLIRLGENASMQFGAWARPLLAELVEATGETANLAVLERDEVVYVSQVPSKHSMRMFTEVGRRVLPHGTGVGKAILSQLPTEEVRALLSRTGMPAYTDHTFTDPDALLAHLAQVAAQGYAVDESEQELGVRCVAVALTGTPAPAAVSVSGPSGRLTLDAVSRIAPLVQATAATLSTYLEESA; from the coding sequence GTGGCCGAAGAGAAGGTGGGACGGGACGGCGGGGTCGGCGGGGTCGGCGGGGTCGGCGGGGTCCAGTCGCTGCGCCGCGCGTTCGAACTGCTCGAGCGGCTGGCGGACACCGGCGGTGAGGCCAGCCTGTCCGAGCTCGCGGCCAGCTCGGGTTTGCCGATGCCGACGATCCACCGCCTGATCCGCACGCTCGTGCAGCTCGGCTATGTGCGGCAGAACACCAACCGGAGGTACGCGCTCGGCGCCCGGCTCATCCGCCTGGGTGAGAACGCGAGCATGCAGTTCGGCGCCTGGGCGCGCCCGCTGCTGGCCGAACTGGTCGAAGCGACCGGCGAGACGGCCAACCTGGCGGTCCTGGAGCGCGACGAGGTGGTGTACGTGTCGCAGGTGCCGTCGAAGCACTCGATGCGGATGTTCACCGAGGTCGGGCGGCGCGTGCTGCCGCACGGCACCGGGGTCGGGAAGGCGATCCTGTCGCAGCTGCCCACCGAGGAGGTGCGGGCGCTGCTGAGCCGCACCGGGATGCCCGCCTACACCGACCACACCTTCACCGATCCGGATGCGCTGCTGGCCCACCTGGCGCAGGTGGCGGCGCAGGGTTACGCGGTGGACGAGAGCGAGCAGGAGCTGGGGGTGCGGTGTGTCGCCGTTGCCTTGACCGGCACCCCGGCCCCGGCGGCGGTCTCGGTGTCCGGCCCGTCCGGCCGGTTGACGCTGGACGCGGTCTCGCGGATCGCCCCGCTGGTGCAGGCCACCGCGGCGACGTTGTCGACCTACCTGGAGGAGAGCGCCTGA